In Chanodichthys erythropterus isolate Z2021 chromosome 18, ASM2448905v1, whole genome shotgun sequence, the following are encoded in one genomic region:
- the srp14 gene encoding signal recognition particle 14 kDa protein encodes MVLLENDAFLTELTRLFQKCRTSGSVVITLKKYDGRTKPVPRKGHPETFEPADNKCLVRASEGKKKISTVVSTKEVIKFQMAYSNLLRAHIDGLKKKDKKSKGKKTKAT; translated from the exons ATGGTGTTATTAGAAAACGACGCG TTTCTGACTGAACTCACGCGTCTGTTCCAGAAGTGCAGGACCAGCGGCAGCGTTGTCATCACTTTAAAGAAGT ATGATGGCAGAACGAAGCCGGTCCCCAGAAAAGGGCATCCAGAGACCTTTGAACCGGCCGACAACAAATGTCTCGTCAGAGCTTCAGAAGGCAAGAAGAAGATCAGCACAGTG GTCAGCACCAAAGAAGTCATAAAATTTCAAATG GCGTATTCAAACTTGTTGAGAGCGCACATAGACGGCTtgaaaaagaaagacaaaaagagTAAAGGCAAGAAAACTAAAGCCACATAG